A single window of Nematostella vectensis chromosome 4, jaNemVect1.1, whole genome shotgun sequence DNA harbors:
- the LOC5511612 gene encoding deleted in malignant brain tumors 1 protein isoform X2 gives MWTVLLFFLALVRISLAAPVPVPHVRLVGGSLPSEGRVEVLHDGAWGTVCDDEWDIKDGNVVCRSLGYRFALQVKKYGSFGPGSGPIHMDNVRCKGTEKTLTDCEHVGWGDSDCFHSEDAGVVCYEHSAPPLQWRLVGGNTPYEGRVEVSLNGTWGTLCDTLWDMKEADIVCRTLGFQGARKELAKEKIKKTKGRKITHLNYLLCDGDEKSLEDCAHAGWLSDQQCPGEDVRVICEPDDIQLAPTQAVTAASPQVVSVKMSTKSTVTAPATRIIMTNQPMTGEAMTNQPMTEKTMTNQPMTDEPTNQPTIEKATNQPMTNQPMTEESMTNQPTTEEAMTSQLITEEAMTNQPMTEEAMKNEQMTEEATNQPMTGEAMTNQPMTGEAMTNQHMTKEAMTNQPTTDEAMKTQPMTEKAMTNQPMTEEAMTNQLMTEEAMKNQPMTGEAMTDQPMTEEAMTNLPMTEEAMKNQPMTGEAMTNQPMTEEAMKNQPMTGEAMTDEPMTEEAMTNEPMTEEAMTNQPMTGEAMTNEPMTEDATTNQPMTGEAMTNEPMTEEALTNQPMTEEAMTNEPITGEAMTNEPMTEEGLTNQPITGEAMTNKPMTGEAMTSEPMTEEAMTNQPMTGEAMTNEPTTKEAMTNAPMTGGAMTNQPMTGEAMTNQPMTEKTMTNQPMTEEAMTDQPMTGEAMKNQPMTEEAMTNQPMTGEAMTNQQMTEEAMTNQPMTGELMTNQPMTGDAMTNDPMTEEAMTNQPMTGEAMANQPMTGEAMTNEPMTEVAMTNQPMTGEVITNEPMTGEAMTNEPMTGEAMTNEPMTEVAMTNQPMTGEVMTNEPMTVEAMTNQPMTGEAMTNQPMTGEATTNQPMTEEAMNNHQMTELAMKNHQMTEESMTNQPMTEVPMETVTENQVAEKTMTKKPTTIKQTTSHPSTQRLPLTPVQSNFIRLSGGKKPSEGRVEVFYNNTWGTVCDDSWQMKDANVVCRMLGFPYALQYTQTSSFGGGSGPIWMDNVGCRGNESSLADCQFNGWGVHNCDHEEDAGVVCNDGTVDIMIRLAGGKRPTEGRVEVAINGVWGTVCDDFWSLDSARVVCRSLGFPGAKRAHSNAYFGAGTGPIQLDDVICDGSETSLTECERNGLGLKYFCGHHEDAGVECEEPITTPEPTTKKITTPVPSTSSPTPEPRTSMATEVNQSTTARLLKTARGSMTTEPRPTSISNQTTRKATAGSMSMRTSFVTSSTRVTSSPTTVKATSRSTRTKFVPRITRVTASPTREARQYEVRLSDGKTPYEGRVEIYYNGKWGTVCDDSWGIDDGHVVCRSLGYASALQSKTKAYFGPGTGVPIHLDDVGCTGKETGLEDCRHKGWGVHNCGHQEDAGVVCNDGSVPVHFTRLVGGKTFLEGRVEVYHNGAWGTVCDDEWSISLANVVCRSLGFSFALQVRDRAAFGEGTGPIHMDNVHCTGSEMSLVKCGHRGWGISNCQHKEDVGVVCSERQAQVRLVNGDTPLEGRVELSYLPDTWGTVCDDSWDIQDAHVVCRSLGYHHAVRAIGNGFFGRGRGDIYLSALRCRGTEKSLVDCEHTGFHRVPGCGHIDDAGVVCANQSEAKTASPARDTDVPKHRTRLVGGRGPYEGRVEVWYGEEWGTVCDDEWDFNDANVVCKSLGFPAAKVFHRYARYGQGAGRILLDNVECTGSERSVVECPHQGWGVQNCHHSEDAGVECRTETWTELPTTSITTTTKTPTATSRATTTEAATSGATTTEAATTEATTATTTEVPTTSKERPSSRPTMTKSSSTTTFTTTRPLTPEIIGANEPQRTTKIPTKDGPHVRLRLMDGKRASEGRVEVLYDGEWGTICDNLWDVMDAHVVCRSLGYHSARKHKGFAFFGHGEGRVLLEGVQCTGKEDYLDHCPHMGWGVTGCGHHKDAGVMCYEEEPPTTQELLTPPITQSKKKASYGDIRLVGGFRPSEGRVEIYHNGVWGTVCDDQWDINAAHVVCRSLGYRRALEFKVYSHFGKGEEPTWLDDVVCRGSEKSLNECRHAGWGVENCAHSEDAGVVCEEDVPYTSKIPTHRTRLIGGSRPSEGRVEVFYNGAWGTVCDDLWDEADASVVCKSLGYPGARSFKTMAYFGRGSGPIVLDNVECRGYEDAIGECPSRGWGVSNCGHKEDAGVVCMDDNPDSKTEQPLFNGHTQALPRQTLSSENAAIRTRLVGGIRPSQGRLEVFYDGRWGTVCNDLWSDTNANVVCKSLGFGESHGLGFMFGAGSGPILMDDVICSGNEASLVDCSHRGWGVEDCEHREDVGVVCSENALARTTPTSAQKNPAPLSTTVTPTTQIPTTASLPTTTARPSTPAETTIQSTTSPETTIQSTTSPETTIQSTTSPETTIQSTTSTYNKLRTRLVAGNIPSEGRVEVLNDGVWGTVCDDLWSMEDAHVVCRSLGFQGARDYKSHAFFGRGTGPIWLDGVRCRGSEESVLECEHRGIGIHMCGHHEDAGVVCITSQ, from the exons ttccagtaccgcacGTCCGGCTGGTAGGTGGGTCTCTTCCCAGTGAAGGCCGCGTAGAGGTTCTTCATGATGGAGCCTGGGGCACTGTCTGTGACGATGAGTGGGACATTAAGGACGGTAACGTGGTCTGCAGGTCCCTCGGCTATCGCTTCGCGCTACAG GTTAAAAAATACGGCAGCTTTGGTCCGGGATCTGGTCCGATTCACATGGACAACGTTAGATGTAAAGGAACCGAGAAAACCCTCACTGACTGCGAACACGTGGGGTGGGGTGACAGCGACTGCTTCCATTCAGAAGACGCAGGAGTTGTTTGCTATGAGCACTCAG CTCCTCCATTGCAATGGCGTCTTGTCGGAGGGAACACACCATACGAAGGTCGCGTCGAGGTGTCACTCAACGGAACGTGGGGCACACTCTGTGACACGTTGTGGGACATGAAGGAGGCAGATATTGTGTGCAGAACGCTGGGGTTTCAAGGAGCAAGAAAAGAGTTAGCAAAggaaaaaattaagaaaaccAAAGGTCGCAAAATCACGCACTTGAACTATCTCCTTTGTGACGGCGATGAGAAGTCGCTGGAAGATTGTGCTCATGCCGGCTGGTTATCAGATCAACAGTGTCCAGGAGAAGACGTGCGCGTGATATGTGAGCCTGACGATATCCAGTTAGCGCCTACACAAGCGGTGACTGCAGCAAGTCCTCAGGTGGTGTCGGTTAAAATGTCAACTAAATCCACTGTAACTGCGCCAGCAACCAGAATAATCATGACAAACCAACCAATGACAGGAGAGGCTATGACAAACCAACCAATGACAGAAAAGACAATGACAAACCAACCAATGACAGATGAGCCGACAAATCAACCAACAATAGAAAAGGCGACAAACCAACCAATGACAAATCAGCCAATGACAGAAGAGTCAATGACAAATCAGCCAACGACAGAGGAGGCGATGACAAGTCAACTGATAACAGAAGAGGCGATGACAAACCAACCAATGACAGAAGAAGCGATGAAAAATGAACAAATGACAGAAGAGGCAACAAACCAACCAATGACAGGAGAGGCGATGACAAACCAACCAATGACAGGAGAGGCGATGACAAACCAACATATGACAAAAGAGGCGATGACAAATCAGCCAACGACAGATGAGGCAATGAAAACTCAACCAATGACAGAAAAAGCGATGACAAATCAGCCAATGACAGAAGAGGCGATGACAAATCAGCTAATGACAGAAGAGGCGATGAAAAACCAACCAATGACAGGAGAGGCGATGACAGATCAGCCAATGACAGAAGAGGCGATGACAAATCTGCCAATGACAGAAGAGGCGATGAAAAATCAGCCAATGACAGGAGAGGCGATGACAAATCAGCCAATGACAGAAGAGGCGATGAAGAATCAGCCAATGACAGGAGAGGCGATGACAGATGAACCAATGACAGAAGAGGCGATGACAAATGAACCAATGACAGAAGAGGCGATGACAAACCAACCAATGACAGGAGAGGCTATGACAAATGAACCAATGACAGAAGATGCGACGACAAACCAACCAATGACAGGAGAGGCGATGACAAATGAACCAATGACAGAAGAGGCGTTGACAAATCAGCCAATGACAGAAGAGGCGATGACAAATGAGCCAATAACAGGAGAGGCGATGACAAATGAACCAATGACAGAAGAGGGGTTGACAAATCAGCCAATCACAGGAGAGGCGATGACAAATAAGCCAATGACAGGAGAGGCGATGACAAGTGAACCAATGACAGAAGAGGCGATGACAAATCAGCCAATGACAGGAGAGGCGATGACAAATGAGCCAACGACAAAAGAGGCGATGACGAATGCACCAATGACAGGAGGGGCGATGACAAACCAACCAATGACAGGAGAGGCGATGACAAATCAGCCAATGACAGAAAAGACAATGACAAATCAGCCAATGACAGAAGAGGCGATGACAGATCAGCCAATGACAGGAGAGGCGATGAAAAACCAACCAATGACAGAAGAGGCGATGACAAATCAGCCAATGACAGGAGAGGCGATGACAAATCAGCAAATGACAGAAGAGGCAATGACAAATCAGCCAATGACAGGAGAGCTGATGACAAATCAGCCAATGACAGGAGATGCAATGACAAATGACCCAATGACAGAAGAGGCGATGACAAATCAGCCAATGACAGGAGAGGCGATGGCAAACCAACCAATGACAGGAGAGGCGATGACAAATGAGCCAATGACAGAAGTGGCGATGACAAATCAGCCAATGACAGGAGAGGTGATCACAAATGAGCCAATGACAGGAGAGGCGATGACAAATGAGCCAATGACAGGAGAGGCGATGACAAATGAGCCAATGACAGAAGTGGCGATGACCAATCAGCCAATGACAGGAGAGGTGATGACAAATGAGCCAATGACAGTTGAGGCGATGACAAATCAGCCAATGACAGGAGAGGCGATGACAAACCAGCCAATGACAGGAGAGGCGACGACAAACCAGCCAATGACAGAAGAGGCGATGAATAACCATCAAATGACAGAATTGGCAATGAAAAACCATCAAATGACAGAAGAATCAATGACAAACCAACCAATGACAGAAGTACCTATGGAGACGGTAACAGAAAATCAAGTCGCAGAaaaaacaatgacaaaaaaacCAACGACGATAAAGCAAACCACAAGCCATCCTTCAACACAGAGGTTACCTTTGACTCCAG TCCAGAGTAACTTCATCCGGTTGAGTGGAGGCAAGAAACCGAGCGAAGGTCGAGTGGAGGTGTTCTACAATAACACGTGGGGAACCGTATGCGACGATTCATGGCAGATGAAGGACGCGAATGTTGTCTGCCGGATGCTGGGGTTTCCTTATGCGCTCCAGTACACACA AACGTCTTCATTCGGAGGTGGCTCGGGCCCGATCTGGATGGACAACGTTGGTTGTCGTGGTAACGAAAGCTCCCTGGCTGACTGCCAGTTTAACGGCTGGGGTGTCCATAACTGCGACCATGAGGAGGATGCTGGCGTGGTCTGCAACGATGGCACAG TTGATATCATGATCCGTCTCGCCGGCGGAAAGCGCCCCACGGAGGGCCGAGTGGAAGTTGCTATAAACGGGGTCTGGGGCACAGTCTGTGACGACTTCTGGAGCCTCGACAGCGCCCGCGTTGTATGCCGGTCCTTAGGTTTTCCAGGCGCCAAGCGGGCGCACAGTAACGCGTACTTTGGCGCGGGGACTGGGCCTATTCAATTAGATGACGTCATTTGCGATGGCAGCGAGACTTCACTGACAGAGTGTGAACGCAACGGTTTGGGCTTGAAGTATTTCTGCGGTCATCACGAGGACGCAGGGGTTGAGTGCGAGGAGCCCATTACTACGCCAG aGCCCACAACAAAGAAAATCACAACCCCAGTTCCATCAACATCATCCCCTACGCCAGAAC CCCGAACTAGCATGGCGACCGAGGTTAACCAATCAACCACCGCAAGATTATTAAAAACTGCACGAGGTAGCATGACGACCGAGCCTCGGCCCACGAGCATCTCTAATCAGACAACGAGAAAAG CGACAGCTGGCAGTATGAGCATGCGCACTAGCTTCGTAACTAGCTCCACGCGAGTCACTTCCTCACCCACAACAGTCAAAGCTACCAGTAGAAGTACACGAACTAAATTCGTACCTCGAATCACGCGAGTCACTGCCTCGCCCACTAGAGAAG CAAGACAATATGAAGTCCGTCTCTCCGATGGCAAGACTCCTTACGAAGGCCGCGTCGAAATTTACTATAACGGAAAGTGGGGCACAGTCTGTGACGACAGCTGGGGTATAGACGACGGTCACGTGGTCTGCAGGTCACTCGGTTATGCGTCGGCACTGCAGTCCAAAACCAAGGCCTACTTTGGTCCAG GTACTGGTGTGCCTATACACCTGGACGACGTGGGGTGCACGGGGAAGGAGACCGGCCTGGAAGACTGTCGGCACAAGGGATGGGGTGTGCATAACTGCGGTCACCAGGAAGACGCGGGGGTGGTGTGCAACGACGGCTCAG TTCCCGTACACTTTACCCGACTAGTCGGCGGAAAGACCTTCTTGGAAGGCCGCGTGGAAGTCTACCATAATGGTGCCTGGGGCACAGTTTGTGATGACGAGTGGAGCATCAGTCTCGCTAACGTCGTGTGCAGGTCTCTCGGATTCTCATTCGCCCTCCAAGTGCGAGATAGGGCCGCTTTCGGCGAGGGTACTGGCCCGATACACATGGATAACGTCCACTGTACCGGAAGTGAGATGTCGCTTGTCAAGTGTGGCCACCGAGGCTGGGGAATAAGCAACTGCCAGCATAAAGAAGATGTCGGGGTTGTGTGCAGCGAGAGACAAG CCCAAGTGCGACTTGTCAACGGTGACACTCCCCTGGAGGGGCGTGTCGAACTATCCTACCTCCCAGACACCTGGGGCACAGTCTGCGATGACTCATGGGATATCCAAGATGCACACGTGGTCTGTCGTAGCCTTGGTTACCACCATGCCGTTAGGGCTATCGGGAATGGGTTCTTTGGGCGTGGCCGAGGGGATATCTATCTGAGTGCCTTGAGGTGCAGGGGTACAGAGAAGTCCTTGGTAGATTGCGAGCACACAGGGTTCCATAGGGTTCCCGGATGTGGCCATATCGACGATGCGGGGGTCGTGTGTGCCAACCAATCAG aggCGAAGACAGCCTCACCGGCACGTGACACTGATG TCCCCAAGCATCGCACGCGTCTGGTTGGAGGGCGTGGCCCGTACGAAGGCCGCGTAGAAGTGTGGTATGGAGAGGAATGGGGCACAGTCTGTGACGATGAGTGGGATTTCAATGACGCGAATGTCGTGTGTAAATCCCTCGGGTTTCCCGCGGCTAAGGTGTTCCACCGTTACGCGCGGTACGGGCAGGGTGCCGGTCGAATACTGCTGGATAACGTGGAATGTACGGGGAGTGAGAGGTCGGTGGTGGAGTGTCCACATCAAGGATGGGGAGTGCAGAATTGCCACCATAGCGAGGATGCTGGTGTAGAATGCAGGACAGAGACTTGGACAG aacttcCAACAACTTCTATCACTACTACAACAAAGACACCGACAGCAACAAGTAGAGCAACCACAACTGAAGCAGCAACATCTGGAGCAACCACAACCGAAGCAGCCACAACTGAAGCAACCACAGCTACCACAACTGAAGTACCTACGACAAGCAAAGAAAGGCCGTCTTCTAGACCAACAATGACgaaatcatcatcaacaacaacgttCACCACAACGAGACCGCTGACTCCCGAAATAATAGGCGCAAATGAGCCGCAACGGACAACCAAGATACCTACAAAAGATG GCCCTCACGTCCGTCTACGACTAATGGACGGCAAGCGTGCAAGCGAGGGTCGAGTCGAGGTCTTGTATGACGGTGAATGGGGCACGATCTGCGATAACTTGTGGGACGTGATGGATGCGCACGTGGTTTGCCGATCCCTAGGATATCACAGCGCGCGAAAACACAAGGGCTTTGCATTTTTCGGTCACGGGGAAGGGCGTGTCCTTCTAGAGGGGGTGCAGTGCACCGGCAAGGAGGATTACCTGGATCATTGTCCCCATATGGGATGGGGTGTGACAGGGTGTGGTCACCATAAGGACGCTGGAGTCATGTGCTATGAGGAGGAACCGCCCACCACCCAAG AGCTGCTTACTCCTCCTATAACGCAGTCTAAGAAGAAAG CGTCCTACGGAGATATTCGTTTGGTTGGAGGCTTTCGCCCGAGTGAAGGCCGCGTTGAGATCTACCACAACGGAGTCTGGGGCACAGTCTGTGATGACCAATGGGATATCAACGCTGCTCACGTGGTATGTCGGTCGCTTGGATACCGGCGGGCACTGGAGTTTAAAGTCTATTCACATTTCGGAAAAGGCGAAGAACCGACATGGCTCGATGATGTCGTATGTCGGGGATCGGAGAAGTCGTTGAATGAGTGTCGGCATGCCGGATGGGGAGTGGAGAACTGCGCTCATTCCGAGGATGCTGGTGTCGTGTGTGAAGAAGACGTGCCTTATACTTCAAAAA TCCCCACGCATCGCACTCGGCTGATAGGAGGCAGCCGCCCAAGCGAGGGCCGCGTCGAGGTCTTCTACAACGGGGCCTGGGGCACAGTCTGTGACGATCTTTGGGACGAGGCTGATGCGTCAGTAGTGTGCAAATCGCTTGGGTACCCAGGCGCGCGCAGCTTCAAAACCATGGCGTACTTTGGGCGTGGTTCTGGTCCTATAGTCCTGGATAACGTAGAGTGCCGTGGGTATGAGGATGCGATAGGCGAGTGTCCGAGTCGCGGATGGGGAGTCAGTAACTGCGGGCACAAGGAAGACGCGGGAGTGGTCTGCATGGACGATAACCCAG ATTCAAAAACCGAACAGCCTCTCTTTAATGGCCATACTCAAG CCCTACCGAGACAAACCTTATCCTCCGAAA ACGCTGCTATTCGTACTCGACTCGTCGGTGGAATTCGTCCGAGCCAGGGACGCCTGGAGGTATTCTACGACGGCCGGTGGGGAACCGTATGTAACGACCTGTGGTCCGACACAAACGCTAACGTCGTGTGCAAATCCCTCGGTTTCGGAGAATCTCACGGACTCGGATTCATGTTCGGTGCCGGGAGTGGTCCGATCCTAATGGATGACGTCATTTGCTCTGGGAACGAGGCTTCGCTGGTGGATTGTTCCcacagggggtggggtgtggAGGATTGTGAACATCGTGAAGATGTCGGCGTGGTGTGTAGTGAGAATGCGCTGGCAAGGACTACGCCGA CCTCAGCTCAAAAAAACCCAGCTCCCCTGTCCACTACAGTAACACCCACCACCCAAATTCCAACAACAGCCTCCTTGCCAACTA CTACTGCAAGGCCATCAACACCCGCAGAGACAACAATACAGTCTACAACATCCCCCGAAACAACAATACAGTCTACAACATCCCCCGAAACAACAATACAGTCTACAACATCCCCCGAAACAACAATACAgtctacaacatcaacat ACAACAAACTGCGCACTCGTCTGGTTGCCGGCAACATTCCCAGCGAGGGCCGAGTGGAAGTTCTGAATGACGGGGTCTGGGGCACAGTCTGCGATGACCTTTGGAGCATGGAGGATGCGCACGTGGTTTGCAGGTCTTTGGGTTTCCAAG GCGCAAGGGATTACAAGAGCCACGCCTTCTTTGGTCGCGGCACCGGGCCCATTTGGCTGGACGGTGTGCGGTGTCGTGGCTCAGAAGAGTCCGTCCTCGAGTGCGAACATCGCGGGATCGGGATCCATATGTGTGGACACCATGAAGATGCCGGAGTGGTCTGCATTACTTCGCAGTAG